The Xylanibacillus composti genome has a window encoding:
- a CDS encoding ATP-binding protein has protein sequence MSIFQYADEEGLGKVAAVDTTHVTLGVDNVQVLRNMQVNRLVALRSSRAGQHYIGIIQKIIRRFMEQREQEACMAEEMSEADECREINTVRIALIGTFYDRYLEQSNVFRRSLESVPEIEAVCFPIEGEQLSRFMRAISCQSGEHLHSLCLGHYALDEEAPAFLDANKLFQRHAVIVGSTGSGKSWATARLVEQIAQLPNANALLFDLHGEYQSLTGEGIQHYKIAGPHEAVHGGGVNEGILHLPYWLLSYEDLIHLLVDRSDQHAPNQAMLLSRMVVDAKRAYLERAQAGDLLANFTIDSPVPYDLAEVLDALGRLNAELVPGARGERQGDYYGRLSKLIARLENKRTDRRLAFMLNPPAEVHNLAWLETLAEALLCGKEHQPLHRGGVKVIDLSEVPSDMLPLVVGRIASLVFTIQQWTDKANRHPVALLCEEAHLYLPHPVREAGVEQAAPRYFGRIAKEGRKYGVGLVIISQRPSEVHPAILSQCNNFITLRLSNAADQQVIHRLLPESLGGFAAWLPMLDAGEALVVGDASLLPSRIRIAEPKQKPNSRTFNFWEEWSSCGKHNGIRQAVHAWRMQSQAGE, from the coding sequence ATGAGCATTTTCCAGTATGCGGACGAAGAAGGACTGGGCAAGGTGGCTGCCGTGGATACCACCCATGTCACGTTAGGGGTGGATAATGTGCAGGTGCTGCGTAACATGCAGGTGAATCGGCTTGTGGCGCTGCGAAGCAGCAGAGCCGGACAGCATTATATCGGCATTATACAGAAGATTATCAGACGATTTATGGAGCAGAGGGAGCAGGAAGCATGCATGGCCGAAGAGATGTCAGAGGCTGATGAGTGCCGGGAAATCAACACCGTTCGCATCGCGCTGATCGGGACATTCTATGATCGATACTTGGAACAATCGAATGTATTCCGAAGATCGTTGGAATCGGTCCCTGAAATCGAAGCGGTCTGCTTTCCGATCGAAGGCGAACAGCTGTCCCGCTTTATGCGGGCCATTTCCTGCCAATCTGGCGAGCATCTCCATTCGTTGTGTCTCGGGCACTATGCGCTGGATGAGGAGGCGCCGGCATTTCTTGATGCGAACAAGCTTTTTCAAAGGCATGCAGTGATCGTGGGAAGCACGGGCAGCGGAAAGTCATGGGCGACAGCGCGCTTGGTCGAGCAAATTGCCCAATTGCCTAACGCGAATGCGCTGCTGTTCGATCTTCATGGCGAATACCAGTCTTTAACGGGGGAGGGCATCCAGCATTACAAGATTGCCGGACCGCATGAAGCTGTCCATGGGGGCGGCGTGAACGAGGGGATCTTGCATTTGCCTTACTGGTTGCTGAGCTACGAGGATTTGATTCACTTGCTCGTTGATCGAAGCGATCAGCATGCGCCTAACCAAGCGATGCTTCTGTCGCGAATGGTTGTTGATGCCAAGCGCGCCTACTTGGAGCGGGCACAGGCCGGCGATCTGCTTGCCAACTTCACGATTGACAGCCCAGTTCCCTACGATTTGGCTGAAGTGCTGGATGCCTTAGGACGACTGAATGCCGAACTGGTCCCGGGCGCCAGAGGAGAACGGCAAGGGGATTACTACGGAAGACTGAGCAAGCTTATCGCGAGATTGGAGAACAAGCGGACGGATCGCCGGCTGGCCTTCATGCTGAATCCGCCAGCTGAGGTCCACAATCTTGCGTGGCTGGAAACATTGGCAGAGGCCTTGCTCTGCGGAAAGGAACACCAGCCCCTGCACAGAGGCGGTGTGAAGGTAATTGATTTATCCGAAGTGCCGTCGGATATGCTGCCGCTCGTCGTGGGGCGGATAGCCAGTCTTGTCTTCACCATCCAGCAGTGGACAGACAAGGCGAACAGGCATCCTGTCGCCCTGCTTTGCGAGGAGGCGCATCTGTATCTTCCCCATCCTGTCAGAGAGGCAGGAGTTGAACAAGCTGCTCCCAGATACTTCGGGCGCATTGCGAAGGAGGGCAGAAAATACGGCGTAGGTCTGGTCATCATCAGCCAACGTCCGTCCGAGGTTCATCCCGCGATATTGAGCCAATGCAACAACTTTATCACGCTGCGGCTGTCGAATGCTGCGGACCAGCAGGTGATCCATAGATTGCTGCCCGAGAGCTTGGGAGGCTTTGCCGCATGGTTGCCGATGCTGGACGCGGGAGAAGCGCTCGTTGTGGGAGATGCCAGCTTGCTGCCGAGCCGAATCCGCATTGCCGAGCCGAAGCAGAAGCCGAACAGCAGGACATTCAACTTCTGGGAGGAGTGGAGCAGCTGCGGCAAGCATAACGGGATTCGGCAAGCCGTTCATGCCTGGCGAATGCAGAGCCAGGCGGGGGAATAA
- a CDS encoding S-layer homology domain-containing protein produces MRRRGSKLLCLLLILVMVAPLAMIAPAALAEPNVIPPESDGWVQVSTAQHLIHINEHQEMYLDKNIAILNPIDLTGYEWTPFGGNSYDNYTGTFEGNGHLISGIAINADNLEFVGFFGVSSGTIRNLGVSVQVKGGAFTGGLAGYQQDGSIERCYSMGSVEGGGEGHSYSASTTGGLVGSANNATVRYAFSSASVTSAVSSNIFVGGLAGEVANGALSDSYATGTVTNKIRNSSYYLFSAAFIPFVNNASVVNAYAVGAVDDSQTENANARFSGLIVSLFSMASVHNSYYDTQTTGQSAGLVDGSGGVFGQTTEEMKGQATYNGFNFTADWAIHPAVNNGYPYLRPHLITAELPHALKDAPYTYALAGFDGAGGGLTWSSGSLPDGLSLDASGLLHGVPEEAGTYTIAFTATDAGGASASSTLTLAVDEEAPEIADYHIEPGHALHATKVTAQAGHDSHTFAYTLSDTAPAQPLLGELVPEEAAAYVIGDDIPGVSIGQYLTMYELNEDERIQAWHSVQLEEAHIRLRLSISVTGVSLAPPTLTLVEGQVPQMLSVTVEPADATNQAVAWSSDRPDVAAVDSAGVVTPVSAGTAVITVTTEDGAHTASAVVTVQLPPPATGTVTGAVYGSGDVPLAGALVSVNDNSTTTDSLGSFTLTGVGEGSQTIALSAAGYVREEVEVQITAGEVTDVGKIRLTADVEIPSPAGGTVTGAVYGRGNLPLPGAVVTLNGHSATTDSGGSFTLLNVAEGRQTVTISTTRYRTASITVDVLAGTTVDLGRISLTAASSGGQSSGAGSGSEPTSQSGIRINGQEAAITLVREEDSDGRSIIRLVIDADLASAMFQDTPTAVIDVDHTDPIVKVEVPAAAMQAVYSRQPDAALHIRVNGASYLLPLQLWKDASEEAAITIAIALASDVGSSELDNTLTELGLRMLATPVAFTIHVDDQELSSFGDIYAERTITLRSPANPDTSTVVWVDADHQLRFVPSTFMAAGGTAKATFFAPHNSLYTVVQSSQSFADIEGHWAQPDIELLAHKLILSGTDRYAFAPNQQVTRAEWAAMVVRSLGLAERTPAASYTDVQPEAWYAGALEAAREAGLIYGYEDNSFRPHEPVTREQMAAMLSRAMRFAGGELPEGNLDSLERFGDQADIAAWAAGPTAQLLEIGIVRGMDDDSFAPKTYATRAQCAVLLKGMLQHLQFID; encoded by the coding sequence ATGCGACGACGCGGTTCAAAACTATTATGCTTGTTGCTCATTCTCGTCATGGTTGCACCTTTGGCCATGATTGCGCCAGCTGCACTTGCAGAGCCCAATGTCATACCGCCCGAATCGGACGGATGGGTGCAGGTTTCCACTGCGCAGCATCTGATACATATCAATGAGCATCAAGAGATGTATCTCGACAAGAACATTGCCATCCTGAATCCAATTGATCTGACTGGGTACGAATGGACGCCCTTCGGGGGCAACAGCTATGACAATTACACGGGCACTTTCGAAGGCAATGGCCATCTGATTTCGGGGATCGCCATTAACGCTGACAATCTCGAATTTGTTGGCTTCTTTGGTGTATCGTCCGGAACCATCCGCAACCTGGGGGTGTCGGTACAGGTAAAGGGCGGCGCCTTCACTGGAGGTCTGGCTGGATATCAACAGGACGGCAGCATCGAGCGGTGTTACTCCATGGGCAGCGTGGAAGGCGGAGGCGAAGGGCATAGCTACAGCGCCTCGACTACGGGGGGATTGGTGGGCTCGGCGAACAATGCCACGGTGAGGTACGCATTTTCCTCCGCGTCCGTCACCAGCGCCGTCTCTTCGAATATCTTTGTAGGCGGACTGGCTGGAGAAGTGGCGAACGGCGCGCTGAGTGATTCTTATGCAACAGGGACGGTTACCAATAAAATTAGAAACAGCAGCTATTACCTGTTTTCAGCCGCTTTCATCCCCTTCGTCAATAATGCGAGCGTAGTGAATGCGTATGCTGTCGGAGCAGTGGATGATTCGCAAACTGAGAATGCCAATGCCCGATTCAGCGGGTTGATTGTGTCTTTGTTCTCCATGGCCTCTGTTCACAATTCCTACTACGATACGCAAACGACCGGGCAGTCTGCCGGTCTTGTGGACGGCAGCGGCGGAGTGTTCGGCCAGACGACCGAAGAAATGAAAGGACAAGCGACGTACAACGGCTTCAACTTCACCGCGGATTGGGCGATCCATCCAGCGGTGAACAACGGCTACCCTTATTTGCGACCGCACCTGATTACAGCCGAATTGCCGCATGCGCTCAAGGATGCGCCTTACACTTACGCTCTCGCCGGATTTGACGGTGCGGGCGGCGGATTGACCTGGAGCTCTGGCTCACTGCCGGACGGGCTGAGCCTCGATGCTTCCGGATTGCTGCACGGCGTGCCCGAGGAGGCAGGCACTTACACGATTGCCTTCACGGCAACCGATGCGGGCGGCGCCAGCGCCAGCAGCACGCTGACGCTTGCAGTAGACGAAGAAGCGCCCGAGATCGCCGACTACCACATCGAACCTGGCCATGCGCTTCATGCCACGAAGGTTACAGCGCAAGCCGGGCACGATAGCCATACGTTCGCCTACACGCTCAGCGATACCGCTCCGGCACAGCCGCTGCTGGGCGAGCTTGTGCCGGAGGAAGCCGCAGCCTATGTCATTGGCGATGACATACCGGGTGTTAGCATCGGACAGTATTTGACTATGTATGAGCTGAATGAAGACGAGCGGATTCAAGCCTGGCACAGTGTGCAGCTGGAGGAAGCCCATATTCGGCTGCGGCTGTCCATCTCCGTTACGGGCGTCAGCCTTGCTCCTCCGACGCTGACGCTTGTCGAAGGGCAGGTCCCACAGATGCTGTCAGTGACCGTCGAGCCTGCGGACGCAACCAACCAAGCCGTTGCATGGAGCTCCGACCGGCCGGATGTTGCGGCGGTTGATTCTGCTGGCGTGGTGACGCCTGTCTCGGCCGGGACGGCTGTTATCACGGTCACGACCGAGGATGGCGCGCATACGGCCAGCGCGGTCGTGACCGTCCAGCTTCCTCCGCCTGCGACCGGCACGGTCACGGGAGCCGTATATGGAAGCGGCGATGTGCCGCTCGCGGGTGCGTTGGTCTCCGTGAATGACAACAGCACAACGACGGACAGTCTTGGAAGCTTTACACTGACGGGCGTCGGCGAAGGCAGCCAGACGATTGCCTTGTCGGCAGCCGGTTATGTAAGGGAGGAAGTGGAAGTCCAGATTACAGCGGGCGAAGTGACGGATGTCGGGAAGATTAGATTGACAGCGGACGTAGAGATCCCGTCTCCCGCGGGCGGCACAGTTACGGGGGCCGTGTATGGGAGAGGGAACCTTCCACTGCCTGGCGCTGTCGTGACATTGAATGGTCACAGCGCAACTACTGACAGCGGCGGCAGCTTTACGCTGTTGAACGTAGCTGAAGGCAGGCAGACAGTCACGATCTCGACAACCCGATATAGGACGGCAAGCATCACTGTCGATGTCCTTGCCGGGACAACGGTCGATCTGGGCCGCATTTCCTTGACTGCCGCAAGCTCTGGAGGCCAGTCAAGCGGTGCGGGTTCCGGCTCGGAGCCAACGTCCCAGTCGGGCATTCGCATTAATGGCCAGGAAGCGGCCATCACCCTCGTTCGCGAGGAGGACAGCGATGGCCGTTCGATCATTCGCTTGGTGATCGACGCGGACTTGGCAAGCGCCATGTTCCAGGACACTCCAACTGCAGTGATCGATGTGGATCATACAGACCCGATCGTCAAGGTTGAGGTGCCGGCGGCAGCCATGCAGGCCGTCTACAGCAGGCAACCTGATGCCGCGCTGCACATTCGTGTCAATGGCGCCAGCTATCTGCTTCCGCTTCAGCTGTGGAAGGACGCTTCGGAAGAAGCCGCCATCACGATCGCTATTGCCCTCGCATCCGATGTCGGCAGCAGCGAGCTGGACAATACGCTAACCGAACTGGGATTGCGCATGCTCGCCACCCCGGTAGCATTCACAATCCATGTGGACGATCAAGAGCTTTCCTCGTTCGGGGATATCTATGCAGAGCGAACCATTACGCTCCGTTCCCCGGCCAATCCGGACACATCCACTGTCGTTTGGGTAGATGCGGATCATCAGCTGCGCTTTGTCCCATCCACCTTTATGGCGGCTGGTGGCACTGCCAAAGCAACGTTCTTTGCGCCGCATAACAGCTTGTACACAGTCGTCCAGTCGTCCCAAAGCTTCGCTGACATAGAAGGGCACTGGGCGCAGCCAGACATTGAGCTGCTTGCCCACAAGCTGATCCTATCCGGTACAGACCGCTATGCCTTTGCGCCGAACCAACAGGTGACTAGGGCTGAATGGGCCGCCATGGTCGTCCGTTCACTCGGATTGGCCGAAAGAACGCCAGCTGCTTCTTATACGGATGTCCAGCCTGAGGCCTGGTATGCCGGGGCGCTGGAGGCGGCGAGAGAGGCCGGGTTGATTTACGGTTACGAAGACAACTCCTTCCGCCCGCATGAACCGGTCACCCGCGAGCAGATGGCCGCCATGCTGTCCCGGGCGATGCGCTTTGCCGGCGGCGAGCTGCCGGAAGGCAACCTTGATTCCCTCGAACGGTTCGGCGACCAGGCGGACATAGCGGCTTGGGCGGCGGGACCAACCGCACAGCTGCTGGAGATTGGCATTGTGCGAGGGATGGACGATGACAGCTTCGCTCCCAAGACCTATGCCACGCGCGCGCAATGCGCCGTCTTGTTGAAGGGAATGCTCCAACACCTGCAATTTATCGACTAA
- a CDS encoding SIR2 family protein has translation MPQPMSVTSLKLIQKCLSLVPVIVLGSGASAAYGFAGMPQLADHLVNHVVPDPKEQDRWLAFRTAIASGLDLENALHQVDLSSMLEQQVVQATRQLLLQQDISLMRRMQRGELALPLGVLLQFLSRTAKQKIKIVTTNYDRLAEYAADQVRLRLDNGYCGQYEKHFQGFSRFHAPQIELMKVHGSLDWFRSGDGAPVSLPDHAADACGMSPLMVTPGVRKYELTHQEPFRSMIAKADEAFANASAILCVGYGFHDNHIHLKLVERMRQGKTPILIATKRLSDSALQFIRSAPTSAVLGLEEYDQGTRIVYLNSEEIVEGASLWSLDALIQLVL, from the coding sequence ATGCCCCAGCCTATGTCTGTAACCAGTTTGAAGCTCATTCAAAAATGTCTGTCCTTGGTGCCGGTCATTGTTCTGGGGAGCGGGGCTTCGGCTGCGTACGGGTTTGCCGGAATGCCTCAGCTGGCCGATCATCTTGTCAACCATGTTGTGCCGGACCCCAAGGAGCAGGACCGTTGGCTTGCGTTCCGTACGGCGATCGCATCAGGACTGGACCTGGAGAATGCGCTGCATCAAGTGGATCTTTCCAGCATGCTTGAACAGCAAGTCGTACAAGCGACCCGGCAGCTGCTTCTGCAGCAGGATATCTCTCTCATGCGTCGGATGCAGCGCGGCGAACTTGCATTGCCGCTCGGAGTGCTGCTGCAATTTCTGAGCAGAACAGCGAAGCAGAAAATCAAGATCGTTACGACCAACTATGACAGATTGGCCGAGTATGCGGCTGATCAAGTACGGCTGCGGTTGGATAACGGATATTGCGGGCAATATGAAAAGCACTTTCAAGGATTCTCACGATTCCACGCCCCACAGATCGAACTGATGAAGGTGCATGGCTCACTCGACTGGTTCAGGTCAGGAGACGGTGCGCCTGTCAGCTTGCCGGATCATGCAGCCGATGCATGCGGCATGAGTCCGCTGATGGTTACGCCCGGTGTCCGGAAATATGAGCTCACGCATCAGGAACCGTTCCGCAGCATGATTGCCAAAGCGGACGAGGCATTCGCGAACGCCAGCGCGATATTATGCGTGGGCTATGGCTTCCATGACAACCATATTCACTTGAAGCTGGTGGAACGCATGCGGCAGGGGAAGACCCCGATCCTCATCGCAACGAAGCGGCTGTCCGATTCTGCGCTGCAATTTATCCGGAGTGCGCCGACTTCTGCCGTACTAGGTTTGGAGGAGTATGACCAGGGGACGCGGATCGTCTATCTGAACAGCGAGGAAATCGTGGAAGGGGCTTCCCTCTGGTCATTGGATGCGTTGATTCAACTCGTATTATGA
- a CDS encoding MmcQ/YjbR family DNA-binding protein, translated as MSVFSKKMEAEHLRQQYASIRPGYYLNKRHWISIYYYQTGEVPSDLVEQLITSAYLLVYQSLTKKSKRH; from the coding sequence GTGTCCGTTTTTTCCAAGAAAATGGAGGCGGAGCATCTGCGGCAGCAATATGCCAGCATTCGGCCGGGCTATTACTTGAACAAGCGGCACTGGATCTCCATTTACTATTATCAGACCGGGGAAGTCCCGTCCGATCTTGTCGAGCAGCTGATTACCAGCGCATACCTGCTTGTCTATCAGTCTTTGACCAAAAAAAGCAAGCGGCATTGA
- a CDS encoding glycosyl hydrolase, whose protein sequence is MKRVGIGTVCLLLLLMLLPSNNVNAFPGEISLGAGSYSTVLPPGATDVQSMIYQTSNVQGKMPTNDWWSNLAWDAYSEAQYPHPLAMKNGERGMRIYYPGNRISANSAAIMGWMNDIHDFTVGHSNASAFPDAKVDGFSDWFVTAAYQNGGNAMKVTYGHGSPYVYFEYTGGNPKLSFYTPPTVWHGDANSPVLGITMAGAHYALFGPSGSTWSGIGSGELVNNLNGRNYFSIAVLPDNSAATLQKFQQYAYSHVTDSKVGWSYHSSTGTVHTTYTLSTVAKEGSQSGSIFALYPHQWRNSSASMLSYTYPSVRGEMRTLEGSSFSTAMAFTGVLPSLPDMGNYNRATLAQYVDEAEAEVYDRNKDTYWIGKQLGKLAVLAPIADQVGDAAAANLFRNEIRGTLEGWFKASNSSGNLKAQNLFYYNQNWGTVIGYPASFGSAEDLNDHHFHYGYFIKAAAEIARVDKNWANAWGPMVELLIQDIANDDRQNGMFPFLRNFDPYAGHSWASGHARFGDGNNNESSSEAMNAWAGMILWGEATGNTRIRDLGIYLYTTEMNAINEYWFDVHERNHHPDFSRATASMIWGGKTVGDAVWWTGNPEEVHGINWLPITGASLYLTHYPVYTNTNYQALVSENGGTNFDAWEDLIYMYRAISSPSEAKEMFASRSAAMIPEAGNSKAHAYHWIHNLDAIGNADPDVTADYPIYAVFNKNGAKTYVVYNMTNQERTVRFSDGHVLTVPANSFNIGNGSGGGGGNAAAIPGKIEAEHYSAMHGIQTEGTSDAGGGDNVGWIDTGDWLEYEVDVQAAGTYTVKYRIASLEAGGEIRLQSNGNTLLATTVPVTGGWQNWQTVTGTVALNAGVQTLRLYAGAGGFNLNWIEFEASGSGGGEHVTDDYTAWTARNSASQATVHFTPTTPAAYVDIHYTVNGGIQQNLRMSLSGSAWTQAIGGLSSGDTIAYWFTYEKNGPQYDSPTYVYTH, encoded by the coding sequence ATGAAACGGGTTGGCATTGGGACAGTATGTTTGTTGCTTTTGTTGATGCTTTTGCCGTCCAACAATGTGAATGCGTTCCCGGGCGAGATCAGCCTCGGGGCGGGCTCTTACTCGACGGTCCTCCCGCCCGGTGCGACGGACGTGCAGTCCATGATCTACCAGACGTCGAATGTGCAGGGCAAGATGCCCACGAATGATTGGTGGAGCAACCTGGCTTGGGATGCGTATTCCGAAGCGCAGTATCCGCATCCGTTAGCGATGAAGAATGGGGAGCGGGGCATGCGGATTTATTATCCGGGCAACCGCATTTCCGCCAATTCCGCCGCGATTATGGGCTGGATGAATGATATTCATGACTTTACGGTAGGCCACAGCAATGCTTCCGCTTTTCCGGATGCGAAGGTAGACGGTTTCAGCGATTGGTTCGTGACAGCGGCTTACCAGAACGGCGGCAACGCCATGAAGGTCACTTACGGGCATGGATCTCCTTATGTGTATTTCGAATACACAGGCGGAAATCCCAAGCTTTCCTTCTATACGCCGCCAACTGTCTGGCATGGCGACGCGAACAGCCCTGTCCTTGGCATTACCATGGCCGGAGCGCATTACGCGCTGTTTGGTCCATCGGGGAGCACGTGGAGCGGGATCGGGAGCGGAGAGCTGGTCAACAACTTGAACGGGCGCAATTATTTTTCCATTGCGGTGCTCCCGGACAATTCCGCTGCTACTCTGCAGAAATTTCAGCAATATGCCTATTCGCACGTAACCGACAGCAAGGTTGGCTGGAGCTATCATTCCTCAACAGGCACCGTGCATACGACATACACCTTGTCTACGGTTGCCAAGGAAGGCTCGCAATCGGGGTCGATCTTTGCGCTGTATCCTCATCAATGGCGAAACAGCAGTGCCAGTATGCTAAGCTACACGTACCCTTCCGTGCGCGGTGAAATGAGAACGTTGGAAGGCTCCTCTTTCAGTACAGCCATGGCCTTCACGGGCGTGCTGCCGTCACTGCCGGACATGGGGAATTATAATCGGGCAACGTTGGCCCAATATGTAGATGAAGCCGAGGCGGAGGTCTATGACCGCAATAAGGACACGTACTGGATCGGCAAGCAATTGGGCAAGCTGGCCGTCCTTGCTCCTATCGCCGACCAGGTCGGCGATGCTGCGGCAGCCAATCTGTTCCGGAATGAAATCAGGGGAACGTTGGAGGGCTGGTTCAAAGCAAGCAATAGCTCCGGGAATCTGAAGGCGCAGAACTTGTTTTACTACAATCAAAATTGGGGAACCGTCATCGGATATCCTGCCAGCTTCGGCTCGGCTGAGGATCTGAATGATCATCATTTCCATTATGGGTATTTCATCAAAGCGGCAGCCGAAATCGCCAGAGTGGACAAAAATTGGGCGAATGCCTGGGGGCCGATGGTCGAGCTGTTGATTCAAGATATCGCCAATGATGACCGCCAGAACGGGATGTTTCCTTTCCTGAGAAATTTCGATCCGTATGCGGGGCACTCTTGGGCATCCGGTCACGCGCGCTTCGGCGACGGAAACAACAACGAGTCTTCCTCGGAAGCAATGAATGCGTGGGCAGGAATGATTCTATGGGGCGAGGCAACCGGCAACACGCGGATTCGCGATTTGGGCATTTACTTGTACACGACGGAAATGAATGCGATCAACGAGTATTGGTTCGATGTGCATGAGCGCAATCATCATCCGGACTTCAGCCGCGCAACTGCGAGCATGATCTGGGGCGGCAAGACGGTCGGCGATGCGGTATGGTGGACGGGCAATCCGGAAGAAGTGCACGGCATCAATTGGCTGCCTATTACCGGCGCTTCGCTATACCTTACGCATTATCCCGTCTACACGAATACGAATTACCAAGCGTTGGTGAGCGAGAACGGCGGCACGAATTTTGATGCCTGGGAAGACCTTATCTACATGTATCGCGCTATTTCCAGCCCGAGCGAGGCGAAAGAGATGTTCGCTTCCCGGTCGGCGGCTATGATCCCGGAAGCGGGGAACTCCAAGGCGCATGCCTATCACTGGATTCACAATCTGGATGCTATAGGGAATGCCGATCCAGACGTAACGGCCGACTACCCGATTTATGCCGTCTTCAACAAGAACGGCGCCAAAACCTACGTTGTCTACAATATGACGAACCAGGAGCGGACGGTTCGCTTCTCTGACGGCCATGTGCTGACTGTCCCGGCCAACAGCTTCAACATCGGGAACGGAAGCGGCGGTGGCGGGGGAAATGCGGCAGCAATCCCCGGCAAGATTGAAGCGGAACATTACAGCGCCATGCACGGTATTCAGACGGAAGGAACCTCTGATGCGGGAGGAGGCGACAACGTAGGCTGGATAGACACCGGAGACTGGCTGGAATATGAGGTGGATGTGCAAGCGGCAGGGACCTACACGGTGAAATACAGGATAGCCAGCTTGGAGGCAGGCGGTGAAATCCGGCTTCAATCGAATGGGAACACACTTCTGGCAACAACTGTTCCGGTAACGGGAGGCTGGCAGAACTGGCAAACGGTAACGGGCACGGTTGCTTTGAATGCCGGTGTCCAAACGCTGCGGCTATATGCAGGCGCCGGCGGGTTCAACTTGAACTGGATCGAATTCGAGGCAAGCGGCAGCGGGGGAGGAGAGCATGTGACGGATGACTATACGGCATGGACTGCGCGCAACTCCGCTTCGCAAGCGACGGTTCATTTCACACCGACGACGCCTGCCGCTTACGTAGACATTCATTACACTGTCAATGGCGGCATTCAGCAAAATTTGCGGATGTCCCTAAGCGGGAGCGCCTGGACCCAGGCGATCGGAGGGTTGAGCAGCGGAGACACAATTGCCTATTGGTTTACTTATGAGAAAAACGGGCCTCAGTACGATTCGCCGACCTATGTCTATACGCACTAG
- a CDS encoding DNA-3-methyladenine glycosylase 2, translating to MNESRTEHAATVTIPEPGAFRFAENLSYLSRSSNECMYQIRQNTVRKALACDQETAVVEVSEDEYQHIAIRFLGNSPPSARMRAYAEAYVRDWLDLNTDISSFYELAENDELLRDVVPRFYGLRVIGIPDLFEAVCWGIIGQQINLAFAYTLKRRFVEAFGQAVPYEGDSYWLFPSPETTAGLSVQDLAPLQMSGRKSEYLIHVATLIAEGRLTKEMLLASSGCKQAEQLLTAIRGIGPWTANYVLMRCLRFADAFPIDDVGLHNAIKLLLHQEAKPTKAALQRLARRWQGWEAYATFYLWRTLY from the coding sequence ATGAACGAATCACGGACAGAGCATGCGGCAACTGTCACCATTCCTGAACCGGGGGCATTTCGGTTTGCCGAGAACTTGTCCTACTTGTCCCGTTCTTCTAATGAGTGCATGTATCAGATACGGCAAAACACTGTGCGCAAGGCGCTTGCCTGCGATCAAGAGACTGCTGTAGTGGAAGTGAGCGAGGACGAATACCAGCACATAGCCATACGCTTTCTGGGCAATTCTCCGCCTTCCGCACGCATGCGGGCATACGCCGAAGCGTACGTACGGGACTGGTTGGACTTGAATACAGATATATCGTCTTTTTATGAATTGGCGGAAAATGACGAGCTGCTGCGCGATGTCGTGCCCCGATTTTACGGATTGCGCGTCATCGGCATTCCAGACCTGTTCGAGGCCGTCTGTTGGGGCATTATTGGGCAGCAAATCAATCTGGCCTTCGCCTACACGTTGAAGCGCCGTTTCGTGGAAGCCTTCGGCCAAGCGGTTCCGTACGAGGGGGATTCTTATTGGCTGTTCCCATCACCCGAGACAACTGCCGGCTTAAGCGTGCAGGACCTGGCCCCGCTGCAAATGAGCGGCAGGAAGTCCGAATACTTGATCCACGTCGCCACGCTTATCGCCGAAGGCCGTCTCACCAAGGAGATGCTGCTGGCCTCGTCCGGCTGCAAACAGGCCGAGCAGCTCTTGACCGCGATTCGCGGAATTGGCCCTTGGACGGCCAACTATGTCTTGATGCGCTGCTTGCGATTTGCCGATGCGTTCCCAATCGACGATGTCGGCCTGCACAACGCCATCAAACTGCTGCTGCACCAGGAGGCCAAACCGACGAAAGCAGCGCTTCAACGATTGGCGCGACGCTGGCAGGGATGGGAGGCCTACGCAACCTTTTACTTGTGGCGAACGCTGTATTGA
- a CDS encoding VOC family protein, with product MLTHALQITILVKNQEEAKAFYTEKLGFVVRMEEQFAPGWKYLTVAPHSSSETVLELAEADTPEQEQLIGRQAADQILVMFATNRIDRDYEEMKARGVVFHGAPKQVPGGKGVGFED from the coding sequence ATGCTTACACATGCGCTTCAAATCACGATACTGGTGAAGAATCAGGAAGAAGCCAAAGCATTTTACACAGAGAAACTCGGGTTTGTCGTCCGGATGGAAGAACAGTTCGCCCCGGGGTGGAAGTACCTGACTGTGGCTCCGCACAGCAGCAGCGAAACCGTGCTTGAGCTTGCCGAGGCAGACACACCGGAGCAGGAGCAATTGATTGGCAGGCAGGCTGCGGATCAAATCCTGGTCATGTTCGCTACGAATCGTATAGACCGGGATTACGAGGAGATGAAGGCGCGGGGTGTGGTATTCCATGGAGCGCCCAAGCAAGTTCCCGGGGGGAAAGGCGTCGGCTTTGAGGACTAG